A genomic window from Scophthalmus maximus strain ysfricsl-2021 chromosome 17, ASM2237912v1, whole genome shotgun sequence includes:
- the mpg gene encoding DNA-3-methyladenine glycosylase, with protein MAGRKRKMPATMAAEAAEQVNKRNNQSNVKLTDEVTEPARCENNNNSRAETERSRYFTETELLRQHRLGEEFFKQPCISLAKAFLGKVLVRRCADGAELRGRVVETEAYLGGEDRASHSAGGRRTQRNTAMFMKPGTIYVYPIYGIYLCMNVSSEGDGAAVLLRSAEALQGQSVMRQLRAAQRKEGARQLKDRELCNGPAKLCQALSIPRCFDRRDLASDPEVWLEREPNASWAEPHDVVSASRIGIESHGEWAKKPWRFYLRGHPCVSVVNKEAERRQQYGNVMNDLSPSDVQQPDTGQNDVKGT; from the exons ATggcagggagaaaaagaaagatgccaGCAACAATGGCAGCGGAAGCAGCCGAACAAGTAAACAAACGTAATAATCAGTCGAATGTGAAACTGACGGACGAGGTGACGGAGCCCGCTCggtgtgaaaacaacaacaattcacGTGCCGAGACGGAGAGAAGTCGTTATTTCACCGAGACCGAGCTGCTGCGGCAGCACAGACTGGGAGAGGAGTTTTTCAAGCAGCCGTGCATCAGCTTGGCCAAAGCTTTCCTCGGAAAG GTGCTGGTCCGCAGGTGTGCAGACGGAGCTGAGCTGCGAGGGAGAGTAGTGGAAACTGAAGCGTACCTGGGAGGGGAGGACCGGGCGTCGCACTCAGCTGGAGGCAGACGCACACAAAGGAACACTGCCATGTTCATGAAGCCGGGCACAATATATGTGTATCCGATTTATGGCATCTACCTCTGTATGAACGTGTCCAGTGAAG GGGACGGTGCTGCCGTGCTGCTGCGCTCCGCCGAGGCTCTGCAGGGTCAGTCCGTCATGAGGCAGCTGAGGGCAGCCCAACGGAAAGAGGGAGCCCGACAACTTAAGGACAGAGAGCTCTGCAACGGGCCTGCGAAGCTGTGCCAAGCTCTCAGTATACCCCGCTGCTTTGACCGTAGAGACCTGGCCTCAGATCCAGAGGTGTGGCTGGAGAGGGAACCAAACGCGAGTTGGGCAGAACCCCACGACGTAGTATCAGCGTCGCGCATTGGAATCGAGTCCCACGGCGAATGGGCCAAGAAGCCGTGGCGGTTTTACCTCCGCGGGCACCCCTGTGTTAGCGTCGTGAATAAAGAGGCGGAGCGACGGCAGCAGTATGGAAATGTAATGAATGATTTAAGTCCCTCAGATGTGCAGCAGCCTGACACGGGACAAAACGATGTCAAAGGGACTTAA
- the rhbdf1a gene encoding inactive rhomboid protein 1 isoform X1 codes for MAEPRRESTSSLQRKKPPWLRLDIPTAQMSLDEPPTFVQPMKRQGFLRSISMPVETSHLQSPPRDLFDTRRPVLQRQSSITQTIKSSRRVHFERINTVPIKGQRAARRSTRKHHSLSRTLLRGTADWFGVSKDGDATQKWQRKSLRHCSLRYGKLKPQVIREMDLPSQDNISLTSTETPPPLYVPSSQHGMQKIVDPLARGRAFRMVEEVDGYSVPHTPITPGAASLCSFTSSRSGLNRLPRRRKRESVAKMSFRAAAALVKGRSLRESTLRRAQRRSFTPASFMEEDVVDFADELDTSFFARDILMQEELSTYADEVFESPSEAAMKEAEPSGTKDEMELTGSALDKTELERSHLMLPLERGWRKAKEGTPGPPKVPLRQEVVSVNGQRRGQRIVVPVKKLFAREKRPYGLGMVGKLTNRTYRKRIDSYVKRQIEDMDDHRPFFTYWITVVHLLITILAVCIYGIAPVGFSQHETVDSVLRNKGVYENVKFVQQENFWIGPGSEYLIHLGAKYSPCMRQDKQVHELIREKRAIERNSACCVRNDRSGCVQTSEEECSSTLAVWVKWPRHSSAPQLDDKNRQYGSVCHQDPRICLEPASVSPHDWPDDITKWPICTRYNTGNHTNLPHIDCTITGRPCCIGTKGRCEITSREYCTFMNGYFHEEATLCSQVHCMDDVCGLLPFLNPEIPDQFYRLWLSLFLHAGILHCLVSVAFQMTILRDLEKLAGWLRISIIYIISGITGNLASAIFLPYRAEVGPAGSQFGILACLFVELFQSWQILAQPWRAFTKLLCVVLFLFAFGLLPWIDNFAHICGFISGFFLSFAFLPYISFGRMDLYRKRCQIIVFLLVFVGLFSGLVVLFYVYPIKCDWCELLTCIPFTDKFCGKYDLNAHLH; via the exons ATGGCTGAACCACGGCGGGAGAGCACCAGCAGCCTGCAGAGGAAGAAACCTCCATGGCTCCGACTGGACATTCCCACGGCTCAGATGTCACTGGACGAGCCTCCCACTTTTGTTcag CCGATGAAGAGGCAGGGGTTCCTGCGCAGCATCAGCATGCCAGTGGAGACGTCCCACCTCCAGTCCCCACCCCGCGACCTCTTCGACACCCGGCGGCCTGTCTTGCAACGCCAGTCATCCATCACTCAGACCATAAAGAG cagcagaaggGTGCACTTTGAGCGGATTAACACGGTGCCTATTAAGGGCCAGCGAGCGGCTCGCCGCAGCACCAGGAAGCACCACTCGCTCTCCAGGACCCTGCTCAG GGGAACGGCGGACTGGTTTGGCGTCAGCAAGGACGGCGACGCCACCCAGAAATGGCAGAGGAAAAGCCTGCGCCATTGCAGCCTGCGCTACGGGAAGCTGAAGCCGCAGGTGATCCGGGAGATGGACCTGCCGAGCCAGGACAACATCTCCTTGACCAGCACCGAGACCCCGCCTCCTCTCTACGTCCCCTCGTCACAGCATGGCATGCAAAAG ATTGTGGACCCGTTGGCGCGGGGGCGAGCCTTCCGtatggtggaggaggtggacggCTACAGCGTGCCTCACACCCCCATCACCCCCGGAGccgcctccctctgctccttcaCCAGCTCCCGCTCAGGTCTCAACCGACTGCCTCGCCGGCGTAAGAGGGAGTCCGTGGCAAAGATGAGCTTCCGGGCTGCAGCGGCTCTGGTCAAG GGGCGCTCGTTACGGGAGAGCACTCTGCGGCGGGCCCAAAGACGAAGCTTTACCCCTGCCAGCTTCATGGAGGAAGACGTGGTGGACTTTGCCGATGAACTGGACACGTCCTTCTTCGCCAGA GATATCCTCATGCAGGAGGAGCTGTCCACGTACGCAGACGAGGTGTTCGAGTCGCCGTCTGAGGCGGCCATGAAAGAGGCGGAGCCCAGCGGCACGAAGGATGAAATGGAGCTGACAGGCAGTGCCCTAGATAAGACGGAGCTGGAGAGAAGTCACCTCATGCT ACCTCTGGAGCGAGGGTGGCGCAAAGCCAAAGAAGGAACCCCAGGACCGCCGAAGGTGCCCTTGCGACAGGAAGTGGTGAGCGTCAACGGCCAGCGGCGCGGCCAGCGCATCGTTGTACCCGTCAAGAAGCTTTTTGCCCGAGAGAAGAGGCCGTACGGGCTGGGCATGGTGGGGAAGCTCACCAACCGCACCTACCGCAAGCGCATCGACAGCTACGTCAAGCGGCAGATAGAGGACATGGACGACCACAG GCCTTTTTTTACGTACTGGATCACCGTTGTCCACTTGCTCATCACTATCTTGGCTGTATGCATCTACGGTATCGCACCGGTGGGCTTCTCCCAGCACGAGACGGTTGATTCT GTTTTAAGAAACAAAGGCGTGtatgaaaatgtcaagtttGTGCAGCAGGAGAACTTCTGGATCGGGCCGGGTTCG GAATACCTGATCCACTTGGGGGCCAAATATTCTCCGTGCATGCGGCAGGACAAACAGGTGCATGAACTTATCAGGGAAAAGAGAGCTATTGAACGCAACTCTGCCTGCTGTGTGCGGAACGATCGCTCTGGCTGTGTCCAGACCTCAGAGGAGGAATGCTCG AGTACTCTGGCTGTGTGGGTGAAGTGGCCGAGACATTCCAGCGCTCCCCAGTTAGATGATAAAAACAGACAGTATGGCTCCGTTTGCCATCAGGACCCAAG GATATGTCTAGAGCCTGCCTCGGTCTCCCCTCACGATTGGCCGGATGACATCACCAAGTGGCCA ATTTGCACCAGGTACAACACAGGGAACCACACCAACCTGCCTCACATAGACTGTACCATCACAGGCCGACCCTGCTGCATCGGAACCAaagggag GTGTGAGATCACATCCCGGGAATATTGTACCTTCATGAACGGCTACTTTCACGAGGAGGCTACTCTCTGCTCTCAA GTGCACTGCATGGATGATGTCTGTGGCCTGTTGCCTTTCCTCAACCCCGAGATCCCAGATCAGTTTTACCGGCTCTGGCTCTCTCTTTTCCTGCACGCTGG gATCCTTCACTGCCTGGTGTCGGTAGCGTTCCAGATGACCATCCTGAGGGACCTGGAGAAGCTGGCGGGCTGGCTGCGCATCTCGATCATTTACATCATCAGTGGCATCACCGGCAACTTGGCTTCGGCCATCTTCCTGCCCTACAGAGCAGAG GTGGGTCCCGCTGGCTCTCAGTTCGGGATCTTGGCCTGCCTGTTTGTGGAGTTGTTTCAGAGCTGGCAGATCTTGGCCCAGCCCTGGAGGGCCTTCACCAAGCTGCTGTGCGTGGTGCTCTTCCTCTTTGCCTTCGGACTGCTGCCCTGGATCGACAACTTTGCCCACATCTGCGGCTTCATCTCTGGCTTCTTCCTGTCCTTCGCCTTCCTGCCCTACATCAGCTTCGGCCGCATGGACCTGTACCGCAAGCGCTGCCAGATCATCGTCTTCCTGCTGGTGTTCGTCGGCCTCTTCTCCGGCCTCGTGGTGCTCTTCTACGTCTACCCGATCAAGTGTGACTGGTGCGAGCTGCTCACCTGCATCCCTTTCACGGACAAGTTCTGCGGGAAGTACGACCTCAACGCTCACCTCCACTGA
- the rhbdf1a gene encoding inactive rhomboid protein 1 isoform X2, with amino-acid sequence MAEPRRESTSSLQRKKPPWLRLDIPTAQMSLDEPPTFVQPMKRQGFLRSISMPVETSHLQSPPRDLFDTRRPVLQRQSSITQTIKRGTADWFGVSKDGDATQKWQRKSLRHCSLRYGKLKPQVIREMDLPSQDNISLTSTETPPPLYVPSSQHGMQKIVDPLARGRAFRMVEEVDGYSVPHTPITPGAASLCSFTSSRSGLNRLPRRRKRESVAKMSFRAAAALVKGRSLRESTLRRAQRRSFTPASFMEEDVVDFADELDTSFFARDILMQEELSTYADEVFESPSEAAMKEAEPSGTKDEMELTGSALDKTELERSHLMLPLERGWRKAKEGTPGPPKVPLRQEVVSVNGQRRGQRIVVPVKKLFAREKRPYGLGMVGKLTNRTYRKRIDSYVKRQIEDMDDHRPFFTYWITVVHLLITILAVCIYGIAPVGFSQHETVDSVLRNKGVYENVKFVQQENFWIGPGSEYLIHLGAKYSPCMRQDKQVHELIREKRAIERNSACCVRNDRSGCVQTSEEECSSTLAVWVKWPRHSSAPQLDDKNRQYGSVCHQDPRICLEPASVSPHDWPDDITKWPICTRYNTGNHTNLPHIDCTITGRPCCIGTKGRCEITSREYCTFMNGYFHEEATLCSQVHCMDDVCGLLPFLNPEIPDQFYRLWLSLFLHAGILHCLVSVAFQMTILRDLEKLAGWLRISIIYIISGITGNLASAIFLPYRAEVGPAGSQFGILACLFVELFQSWQILAQPWRAFTKLLCVVLFLFAFGLLPWIDNFAHICGFISGFFLSFAFLPYISFGRMDLYRKRCQIIVFLLVFVGLFSGLVVLFYVYPIKCDWCELLTCIPFTDKFCGKYDLNAHLH; translated from the exons ATGGCTGAACCACGGCGGGAGAGCACCAGCAGCCTGCAGAGGAAGAAACCTCCATGGCTCCGACTGGACATTCCCACGGCTCAGATGTCACTGGACGAGCCTCCCACTTTTGTTcag CCGATGAAGAGGCAGGGGTTCCTGCGCAGCATCAGCATGCCAGTGGAGACGTCCCACCTCCAGTCCCCACCCCGCGACCTCTTCGACACCCGGCGGCCTGTCTTGCAACGCCAGTCATCCATCACTCAGACCATAAAGAG GGGAACGGCGGACTGGTTTGGCGTCAGCAAGGACGGCGACGCCACCCAGAAATGGCAGAGGAAAAGCCTGCGCCATTGCAGCCTGCGCTACGGGAAGCTGAAGCCGCAGGTGATCCGGGAGATGGACCTGCCGAGCCAGGACAACATCTCCTTGACCAGCACCGAGACCCCGCCTCCTCTCTACGTCCCCTCGTCACAGCATGGCATGCAAAAG ATTGTGGACCCGTTGGCGCGGGGGCGAGCCTTCCGtatggtggaggaggtggacggCTACAGCGTGCCTCACACCCCCATCACCCCCGGAGccgcctccctctgctccttcaCCAGCTCCCGCTCAGGTCTCAACCGACTGCCTCGCCGGCGTAAGAGGGAGTCCGTGGCAAAGATGAGCTTCCGGGCTGCAGCGGCTCTGGTCAAG GGGCGCTCGTTACGGGAGAGCACTCTGCGGCGGGCCCAAAGACGAAGCTTTACCCCTGCCAGCTTCATGGAGGAAGACGTGGTGGACTTTGCCGATGAACTGGACACGTCCTTCTTCGCCAGA GATATCCTCATGCAGGAGGAGCTGTCCACGTACGCAGACGAGGTGTTCGAGTCGCCGTCTGAGGCGGCCATGAAAGAGGCGGAGCCCAGCGGCACGAAGGATGAAATGGAGCTGACAGGCAGTGCCCTAGATAAGACGGAGCTGGAGAGAAGTCACCTCATGCT ACCTCTGGAGCGAGGGTGGCGCAAAGCCAAAGAAGGAACCCCAGGACCGCCGAAGGTGCCCTTGCGACAGGAAGTGGTGAGCGTCAACGGCCAGCGGCGCGGCCAGCGCATCGTTGTACCCGTCAAGAAGCTTTTTGCCCGAGAGAAGAGGCCGTACGGGCTGGGCATGGTGGGGAAGCTCACCAACCGCACCTACCGCAAGCGCATCGACAGCTACGTCAAGCGGCAGATAGAGGACATGGACGACCACAG GCCTTTTTTTACGTACTGGATCACCGTTGTCCACTTGCTCATCACTATCTTGGCTGTATGCATCTACGGTATCGCACCGGTGGGCTTCTCCCAGCACGAGACGGTTGATTCT GTTTTAAGAAACAAAGGCGTGtatgaaaatgtcaagtttGTGCAGCAGGAGAACTTCTGGATCGGGCCGGGTTCG GAATACCTGATCCACTTGGGGGCCAAATATTCTCCGTGCATGCGGCAGGACAAACAGGTGCATGAACTTATCAGGGAAAAGAGAGCTATTGAACGCAACTCTGCCTGCTGTGTGCGGAACGATCGCTCTGGCTGTGTCCAGACCTCAGAGGAGGAATGCTCG AGTACTCTGGCTGTGTGGGTGAAGTGGCCGAGACATTCCAGCGCTCCCCAGTTAGATGATAAAAACAGACAGTATGGCTCCGTTTGCCATCAGGACCCAAG GATATGTCTAGAGCCTGCCTCGGTCTCCCCTCACGATTGGCCGGATGACATCACCAAGTGGCCA ATTTGCACCAGGTACAACACAGGGAACCACACCAACCTGCCTCACATAGACTGTACCATCACAGGCCGACCCTGCTGCATCGGAACCAaagggag GTGTGAGATCACATCCCGGGAATATTGTACCTTCATGAACGGCTACTTTCACGAGGAGGCTACTCTCTGCTCTCAA GTGCACTGCATGGATGATGTCTGTGGCCTGTTGCCTTTCCTCAACCCCGAGATCCCAGATCAGTTTTACCGGCTCTGGCTCTCTCTTTTCCTGCACGCTGG gATCCTTCACTGCCTGGTGTCGGTAGCGTTCCAGATGACCATCCTGAGGGACCTGGAGAAGCTGGCGGGCTGGCTGCGCATCTCGATCATTTACATCATCAGTGGCATCACCGGCAACTTGGCTTCGGCCATCTTCCTGCCCTACAGAGCAGAG GTGGGTCCCGCTGGCTCTCAGTTCGGGATCTTGGCCTGCCTGTTTGTGGAGTTGTTTCAGAGCTGGCAGATCTTGGCCCAGCCCTGGAGGGCCTTCACCAAGCTGCTGTGCGTGGTGCTCTTCCTCTTTGCCTTCGGACTGCTGCCCTGGATCGACAACTTTGCCCACATCTGCGGCTTCATCTCTGGCTTCTTCCTGTCCTTCGCCTTCCTGCCCTACATCAGCTTCGGCCGCATGGACCTGTACCGCAAGCGCTGCCAGATCATCGTCTTCCTGCTGGTGTTCGTCGGCCTCTTCTCCGGCCTCGTGGTGCTCTTCTACGTCTACCCGATCAAGTGTGACTGGTGCGAGCTGCTCACCTGCATCCCTTTCACGGACAAGTTCTGCGGGAAGTACGACCTCAACGCTCACCTCCACTGA
- the aanat2 gene encoding arylalkylamine N-acetyltransferase 2: MAQQVSGSPFLKPFSLRAAVRVVSPLQQRRHTLPASEFRNLTPQDAISVFEIEREAFVSVSGECPLILDEVLNFLSQCPELSLGWFEEGQLVAFIIGSGWDKERLSQEAMTHHVPNSPSVHIHVLSVHRHCRQQGKGSILLWRYLQYLRCVPGLRRALLICEDFLVPFYLKAGFKEKGPSAISVSNMQFHEMEYTVGGQAYARRNSGC, from the exons ATGGCACAGCAGGTCAGCGGCTCACCGTTCCTCAAGCCCTTCTCCCTGAGGGCGGCGGTCAGAGTGGTCAGCCCTCTGCAGCAGAGACGACACACGCTCCCCGCCAGCGAGTTCCGGAACCTCACGCCGCAGGACGCCATCAGTGTGTTTGAGATCGAGAGAGAGG cgtttgtctctgtgtctggaGAGTGTCCGCTCATCCTGGATGAGGTGCTTAACTTCCTGAGTCAGTGCCCCGAGCTGTCGTTGGGTTGGTTTGAGGAGGGACAGCTCGTAGCCTTCATCATCGGCTCTGGCTGGGACAAGGAGAGGCTTTCACAA GAGGCCATGACCCACCACGTCCCGAACTCCCCTTCTGTGCACATCCACGTGCTGTCGGTGCACCGTCACTGTCGCCAGCAGGGCAAGGGCTCCATCCTCCTGTGGCGCTACTTGCAGTACCTGCGCTGCGTGCCGGGCCTCCGGCGAGCTCTGCTGATCTGCGAGGACTTCCTGGTGCCCTTCTACCTCAAGGCCGGCTTCAAGGAGAAAGGGCCGTCGGCCATCTCTGTGTCCAACATGCAGTTCCACGAGATGGAGTACACGGTCGGCGGGCAGGCGTACGCCAGACGGAACAGCGGCTGCTAG